A genomic stretch from Petrimonas mucosa includes:
- the ltrA gene encoding group II intron reverse transcriptase/maturase has product MNPGKHGNLQMSLFDEWERGQKVKGTDVFSSGSGLVRDEWLSGCKEERALTQDLMSDITDLKNLDAALRQVISNRGSAGIDGMTVDELRDWLNSHHRELQRQLMTGTYQVTAVKEVLIPKPDGGKRQLGIPTVKDRLVQQAISQVLSKRYDPIFSEYSYGFRPRRNAHQALRKAGEYVAEGKDWVIDIDLAKFFDEVNHDRLLWQLSTRVGDKRVLKLIGKFLRAGMLIGGMANQRVKGTPQGSPLSPLLSNIVLDELDKELERRGHCFVRYADDIIIMVGSEPAAERSMQSLSKFIENRMRLRINKEKSHIVRPHQLNYLGHTILKGGSLGLSRKSEQRFKAKLKSLTKRNRGISFDQLISELNPVLRGWLNYFKHAKMKSRLRNLEAWLRRRLRCYRLKQCKRALGIARFLTKLGVPWNRSWTTAGSSKGWFRLSMTHAAHEGMNLEWFKKTGLYSLTANYG; this is encoded by the coding sequence ATGAACCCAGGTAAACACGGGAACTTACAGATGAGTCTTTTTGACGAATGGGAGCGTGGCCAAAAGGTGAAGGGGACTGACGTATTCAGTTCAGGAAGCGGTTTGGTACGGGACGAGTGGTTGTCAGGTTGCAAAGAGGAACGAGCCTTAACCCAAGATTTAATGAGTGATATAACGGACTTAAAGAATCTTGATGCCGCATTGCGGCAAGTAATCAGTAACAGGGGAAGTGCGGGCATTGACGGGATGACCGTTGACGAACTTAGAGATTGGCTTAACAGCCACCACCGAGAACTTCAACGCCAGTTAATGACAGGCACATACCAAGTTACGGCAGTTAAAGAGGTATTAATCCCGAAGCCTGATGGCGGGAAACGCCAACTGGGTATTCCCACGGTCAAAGATCGCTTGGTACAACAAGCGATAAGCCAAGTACTGTCGAAACGTTATGACCCTATATTCTCCGAATACAGCTACGGTTTTCGTCCACGGCGTAACGCTCATCAAGCATTACGTAAAGCGGGCGAATACGTGGCCGAAGGAAAGGATTGGGTTATCGACATAGACTTGGCAAAATTCTTTGACGAGGTGAATCACGACCGATTGCTTTGGCAGTTAAGTACTCGCGTTGGTGACAAGCGCGTACTTAAGTTGATAGGTAAATTTCTTCGAGCAGGAATGCTAATCGGGGGGATGGCCAATCAACGGGTGAAAGGGACACCGCAAGGCAGCCCACTATCACCCCTGTTGTCGAATATCGTCTTAGACGAACTGGACAAGGAGTTAGAGCGGAGAGGACACTGCTTTGTACGCTACGCCGATGATATTATCATAATGGTCGGAAGCGAACCAGCCGCGGAGCGATCGATGCAAAGCCTCTCCAAGTTTATCGAAAATCGGATGCGATTAAGAATAAACAAGGAAAAGAGCCATATCGTCCGTCCTCATCAACTCAATTATCTCGGTCATACTATCTTAAAAGGCGGGAGTTTAGGATTAAGCCGAAAGAGCGAACAACGCTTCAAGGCGAAACTAAAATCGCTTACCAAACGCAACAGGGGCATTAGCTTCGATCAGTTAATAAGCGAGCTAAATCCCGTTCTACGAGGCTGGCTAAACTACTTCAAGCACGCAAAGATGAAAAGTCGTCTTCGCAACCTTGAAGCTTGGCTTCGTCGTAGATTAAGATGCTATCGTTTAAAACAATGCAAACGGGCGTTGGGCATAGCCAGGTTCTTGACCAAGTTGGGCGTTCCTTGGAACCGGAGCTGGACAACGGCGGGAAGTTCTAAGGGATGGTTTAGACTGTCAATGACCCACGCTGCACACGAGGGAATGAACCTTGAATGGTTCAAGAAAACGGGACTTTACAGTTTAACGGCCAATTACGGTTAA
- the ltrA gene encoding group II intron reverse transcriptase/maturase, whose protein sequence is MAQPQAITYQYDLFSEQRQDVIRPFPTSETVCGASGTKAFQVKEAGEQERALTPDLMSLVLSHDNIKAAYKQVKRNKGVAGIDQMPTGDFAEWYSQNAETLQSELYNGAYQPQGVKQVEIPKPNGGKRKLGIPTVTDRIIQQAISQVLNPIYERKFSDHSYGFRPNRNAHQALKKGSEYVSEGRVIVVDMDLKTFFDVVNHDRLMYLLSTTISDKTLLWLIRKYLQSGILIDGVVSQRTEGMPQGSPLSPLLSNIVLDELDKELERRGHKFVRYADDCNIYVRSQRAGERLLASISVFIETKLKLLVNKEKSRVCPVNHTKFLGYTIQRDGSLSIANESVKRFKEKGFGVNRDARKRIKPCPTGGSTM, encoded by the coding sequence ATGGCGCAACCGCAAGCGATAACGTACCAATATGACCTGTTTAGTGAGCAGCGTCAGGATGTTATCCGCCCTTTTCCCACGAGTGAAACCGTATGTGGAGCTTCGGGAACAAAGGCGTTTCAAGTAAAAGAAGCAGGCGAACAGGAACGAGCCTTAACCCCCGATTTAATGAGCTTGGTGTTGTCTCACGACAATATCAAGGCAGCCTACAAACAGGTAAAACGCAACAAAGGCGTTGCGGGTATTGACCAAATGCCGACAGGAGATTTTGCTGAATGGTATTCTCAAAATGCAGAAACGTTGCAAAGCGAACTTTACAACGGCGCTTACCAACCGCAAGGGGTAAAACAGGTCGAAATCCCGAAACCCAACGGCGGCAAACGCAAATTGGGTATCCCGACGGTAACGGACAGGATAATCCAACAAGCGATTTCCCAGGTGCTCAATCCTATTTACGAACGAAAATTTTCCGACCACAGTTATGGTTTTCGCCCCAACCGCAATGCACACCAAGCATTAAAGAAAGGCAGCGAATACGTATCAGAGGGTAGAGTAATCGTTGTAGATATGGATTTGAAAACGTTTTTCGATGTGGTCAACCACGACCGTTTAATGTATCTGCTATCAACCACCATCAGCGATAAAACGCTTTTGTGGCTGATACGCAAATACCTCCAAAGCGGTATACTGATAGACGGGGTTGTAAGCCAACGTACCGAAGGGATGCCGCAGGGCAGTCCTCTTTCACCCTTGCTGTCCAACATCGTTTTAGACGAACTGGACAAAGAGTTGGAAAGGCGGGGACACAAATTTGTTCGCTACGCGGACGATTGCAACATCTACGTACGCAGCCAACGGGCAGGCGAGAGATTGTTGGCATCGATAAGCGTATTTATCGAAACCAAGTTGAAATTACTAGTAAACAAAGAGAAAAGCCGGGTATGTCCGGTCAATCACACCAAATTCTTGGGCTATACCATTCAAAGGGATGGCAGTCTGAGCATAGCCAACGAAAGTGTAAAACGCTTTAAGGAAAAGGGCTTTGGTGTAAATCGGGATGCCCGCAAGCGCATCAAGCCTTGTCCAACCGGTGGTTCAACGATGTAG
- a CDS encoding transposase translates to MRKQRTHFDKAFKENAVKLSLERKNISELAQELGIAPFLFISLAERVPAERGSQFPRTRSPVIK, encoded by the coding sequence ATGAGAAAACAAAGGACACATTTTGACAAGGCATTCAAAGAGAATGCGGTCAAACTCAGTTTAGAACGCAAGAATATTTCCGAGCTTGCACAGGAATTGGGTATTGCCCCTTTTCTTTTTATATCGTTGGCGGAAAGAGTTCCAGCAGAAAGGGGAAGCCAGTTTCCCCGGACACGGAGTCCAGTCATTAAGTGA
- a CDS encoding IS3 family transposase, with translation MKKSFEHHLQERSLIYLFIKEYNSKQWTIEVMCKVLKVPRSSYYRWLKDPEGKRKRKYMELDEKIRDAYFAAKGRNGSPRLAKDLQVSGIPVSRTTVACHMKEMGLRSKLSRRFKVTTDASHNYKVAPNLLNRRFNQNEPVKACVSDLTYIPCKDGFLYLTCVLDLFDRKLIGWSISDHMNASHTVVPAIRMANRNRPFGEGMIFHSDRGIQYACKQTVNLLKSLKLEQSMSGKGNCWDNAVAESFFKTFKSELVYGTKLKTREQMRLHVFEYIESWYNHKRRFSALGNLTIDEFWDQYNLKKESIKNVA, from the coding sequence ATTAAAAAAAGCTTTGAGCATCATCTCCAAGAGAGATCGTTGATCTATCTCTTTATAAAGGAATACAACTCGAAACAATGGACGATCGAGGTGATGTGTAAAGTATTGAAAGTCCCCAGGAGCAGTTATTACCGCTGGCTTAAAGATCCGGAGGGCAAACGTAAGCGCAAATATATGGAGTTGGACGAAAAGATCAGAGATGCCTATTTTGCTGCCAAAGGACGCAATGGAAGCCCCCGGCTGGCGAAGGATTTGCAGGTATCCGGAATTCCTGTTTCGAGAACCACAGTAGCATGCCATATGAAAGAAATGGGCTTGCGCAGCAAACTCTCGAGACGATTCAAAGTGACGACGGATGCCTCTCACAACTATAAGGTTGCTCCAAATCTGCTGAATCGCAGGTTTAATCAGAATGAGCCTGTAAAAGCGTGTGTCTCTGACCTGACCTATATTCCGTGTAAGGATGGATTTCTTTATCTGACCTGTGTGCTGGATCTTTTTGACCGCAAACTGATCGGATGGTCCATAAGCGATCATATGAATGCATCCCATACCGTAGTCCCTGCCATAAGGATGGCCAACAGGAACAGACCTTTTGGAGAAGGAATGATATTTCATTCTGACCGGGGCATCCAATATGCCTGCAAACAAACTGTAAACCTGTTGAAATCCTTGAAGCTGGAGCAAAGTATGAGTGGAAAGGGAAATTGTTGGGATAATGCAGTGGCTGAAAGCTTTTTCAAAACTTTCAAATCTGAATTGGTCTATGGTACCAAACTCAAAACAAGAGAGCAAATGCGCTTGCATGTATTTGAATATATTGAATCCTGGTATAATCATAAAAGGAGATTCTCAGCATTGGGTAACTTAACCATTGATGAATTTTGGGATCAGTATAATCTTAAAAAAGAATCAATTAAAAATGTCGCTTAA
- a CDS encoding RagB/SusD family nutrient uptake outer membrane protein, which translates to MSLNFLSQLSLQVQYVEISNDETWNRDNWKRPFFYRKYNSEHFRDFNDYHHPTNVRLVRFADVLLMYAECIAQSGGSLSDAVAHVDRVRSRVEMPALAVNHPDAVSNRNAFVKRLQMERALELATEGHRWADIKRWRLLDSQTGVDQLKERDPDFNNFVIGRHDCLPVPSDEVNNNPNISQSPDCYY; encoded by the coding sequence ATGTCGCTTAACTTTTTGTCTCAATTAAGTTTGCAAGTCCAATACGTCGAGATCAGCAATGATGAGACATGGAACCGTGATAACTGGAAGAGACCTTTTTTTTACAGGAAATACAATTCGGAACATTTTCGCGATTTTAACGACTATCATCATCCGACCAACGTAAGGCTGGTTCGTTTTGCCGATGTATTGCTGATGTATGCAGAATGTATTGCACAGTCTGGAGGAAGCTTATCGGACGCGGTTGCCCATGTCGACAGAGTAAGGTCAAGGGTTGAAATGCCGGCACTGGCCGTCAATCATCCAGATGCAGTATCAAACCGGAATGCTTTTGTGAAGCGCCTGCAGATGGAAAGAGCGCTTGAGCTGGCAACGGAAGGACATCGTTGGGCAGATATCAAACGATGGAGATTGCTGGATAGCCAGACCGGTGTGGATCAATTGAAAGAGCGAGATCCCGATTTCAATAATTTCGTTATTGGTCGCCATGACTGCCTGCCTGTTCCTTCTGATGAGGTGAACAATAACCCCAATATTTCACAGAGTCCTGATTGTTACTATTAA
- a CDS encoding glycoside hydrolase family 43 protein, protein MKKYWYLLFIGVSIIVLSCKSVDKTEETVHHYTHISLGDPFIMLYEDQYYAYGTQAEDGIVVYTSDDLEVWEKAPALALHKDNSYGEKWFWAPEVYYVNGKFYMYYSAEEHMCVATSDSPLGPFVQDVQQPMLPGEKTIDNTLFIDDDGTPYLFFDRFNDGLNIWVAELEDDLKTIRKETLHPCIHVSQEWEEVWPRVNEGAFVIKHNGTYYMTYSANSYESQFYGVGCATATDIMGEWTKYPHNPLLQKPGNLYGVGHSSMFKDKEGKWRIVFHAHQSETKIHPRNMFISNVYFKKIGGEEVLQIDPDFITPVIVND, encoded by the coding sequence ATGAAAAAATACTGGTATCTGCTGTTTATAGGTGTAAGCATAATTGTATTGTCGTGTAAAAGTGTTGACAAGACAGAAGAGACAGTTCATCATTATACACATATTTCATTGGGTGATCCCTTTATCATGTTGTATGAAGATCAATATTACGCTTATGGTACCCAGGCCGAGGATGGGATCGTAGTTTATACATCTGATGATCTCGAAGTATGGGAAAAGGCTCCGGCTCTTGCTCTTCACAAGGATAACTCTTACGGGGAGAAATGGTTCTGGGCTCCGGAAGTATATTACGTTAACGGAAAGTTCTACATGTATTATTCGGCGGAAGAACATATGTGTGTGGCTACTTCAGACTCACCATTGGGTCCTTTTGTTCAGGATGTACAGCAACCCATGTTGCCTGGAGAAAAAACTATAGATAACACACTGTTTATTGATGATGACGGTACCCCTTACCTGTTCTTTGACAGGTTTAATGATGGTTTAAATATTTGGGTTGCAGAGCTTGAAGATGATCTTAAGACAATCAGAAAGGAGACGCTCCATCCATGTATACATGTTTCACAAGAATGGGAAGAGGTCTGGCCAAGGGTAAATGAAGGAGCATTCGTAATAAAGCATAATGGTACTTATTATATGACCTATTCTGCAAACAGCTATGAGAGTCAATTTTATGGAGTTGGTTGCGCAACTGCTACAGACATTATGGGTGAGTGGACGAAATATCCCCATAATCCATTATTGCAGAAACCGGGTAATCTCTATGGAGTAGGACACAGTTCAATGTTTAAGGATAAAGAAGGGAAGTGGAGAATTGTATTTCACGCACATCAAAGTGAAACAAAAATACACCCTAGAAATATGTTCATAAGCAATGTTTATTTTAAAAAGATAGGAGGTGAAGAGGTACTACAAATTGATCCCGATTTTATCACACCAGTGATAGTTAACGATTAA
- a CDS encoding SusC/RagA family TonB-linked outer membrane protein: MSGSVSDVSGDPLIGVTIQVVNTSLGTATDFNGNYTLSGVSPNAVLEVSYVGMTTQRINVNGRTNIDIVMTEDTEILSEVIVTGFGLSQRKESLTSAISVIGAEDISRSKASTSSGALVGKIPGINSRQVDGRPGATTNIQIRNMGSPLYVIDGIQSDEGQFNNIDFNDIETITVLKDASAAIYGVRAANGVVVVTTKKGSKNSKNTVTLNTYYGWQSLYAFPKPADAVTYITNYIQSQTVQGATNYTYTKEDYEKWKKGTEKGYVPFDWYDFIWEVSPQTYVNANVSGGSENINYYLSVGNLKQDAMIVNYGGFQRTNVQMNVTANISDRFKIGGGMNGRIETRKNPGVPEVDDYWMPRFGTYRNLPTRRPFANDNPLYPTLTSTNPATNFGWLTYELSGTYQNTWRVGQLNFDAEYELFDGLKAKGLFSYYLANQRLDNHEYTYKLYGYDEDTDTYPVIFENNNPWRERTQGYVEEVTTNIQLNYDKRFGDHNVAAVLGAETIKRDTPSTWVHSIPTSNALFLIDYETMDTYNDTGNNTQARLGFLGRFNYDYARKYLVEFSGRYDGSWKFPPNHRWGFFPSASVGWRISEESFWRDSKLTNVFYDLKLRASYGLLGDDNVSGYNAFDYMSGYTYKNGGSVIDGVYTLGTVPRGLPVTTLSWIKAKILDIGLDASFYDGKLTGSFDFFRRMRTGLPASKYDILLPSEVGFSLPRENLNSDMHMGYDLMAKWTAKAGDLTYSIGGNATYSRFYDWEQYKPRFSNSWNVYRNSIEKRYGYLNWGLQADGQFQSWEEIATWPIDNDRQGNRTLRPGDIKYKDVNGDGVINWLDERPIGYRQDSTPIFNYGMNFNFMWKGFDLAFDLTGGALSTWYQEWEQRNPFHDGGNNPQYYMENTWRLSDIWDADSELIPGKYPMLLIGNSNHSNYWNSTFWKKNVRYLKSLPSDKNRF, from the coding sequence GTGAGCGGGAGTGTAAGCGATGTTTCCGGTGATCCACTGATAGGTGTTACCATACAGGTTGTTAATACCTCGTTGGGAACAGCAACCGATTTCAATGGTAACTATACTTTAAGCGGCGTTTCACCGAATGCTGTTTTAGAAGTCTCATATGTTGGTATGACTACCCAGCGTATTAATGTTAATGGGCGTACAAATATCGACATAGTAATGACTGAAGATACAGAAATACTGAGTGAAGTAATTGTAACCGGTTTCGGTCTATCCCAGAGAAAAGAGTCTCTGACTTCAGCTATCTCTGTTATCGGAGCAGAAGACATAAGCAGATCTAAGGCTTCAACTTCATCAGGAGCGTTAGTTGGTAAGATTCCCGGTATTAACTCACGTCAGGTGGATGGACGTCCGGGTGCCACAACTAATATCCAGATCAGAAACATGGGTTCACCATTATATGTTATAGATGGTATACAATCCGATGAGGGTCAGTTTAATAATATTGACTTCAATGATATTGAGACAATAACTGTATTGAAAGACGCTTCAGCAGCTATTTATGGTGTACGTGCGGCAAACGGTGTTGTGGTTGTTACAACAAAGAAAGGTTCAAAAAACTCCAAAAATACTGTAACACTTAATACCTATTATGGATGGCAAAGCCTTTATGCTTTCCCAAAACCTGCAGACGCTGTAACCTATATTACCAATTATATTCAGTCCCAAACGGTTCAGGGTGCCACCAACTACACATATACAAAAGAAGATTATGAAAAATGGAAAAAAGGAACTGAAAAAGGTTATGTTCCATTTGACTGGTATGATTTTATTTGGGAAGTATCTCCCCAAACATATGTAAATGCAAATGTTTCGGGAGGTTCCGAAAATATAAATTACTACCTGAGTGTTGGTAATCTTAAGCAGGATGCAATGATTGTTAACTATGGTGGATTCCAGAGAACCAACGTTCAGATGAATGTTACTGCCAATATTTCTGATCGCTTCAAAATTGGTGGAGGTATGAACGGACGTATCGAGACAAGGAAAAACCCGGGGGTCCCTGAAGTTGACGACTACTGGATGCCTCGTTTCGGTACCTACAGAAACTTACCTACAAGAAGGCCATTTGCCAATGATAATCCACTATATCCAACATTGACCTCAACCAACCCTGCTACCAACTTTGGATGGCTTACATACGAACTGTCAGGTACATACCAGAATACATGGAGAGTAGGTCAGTTGAACTTTGATGCTGAATATGAACTGTTCGATGGATTAAAAGCCAAGGGATTGTTCAGTTATTATTTAGCTAATCAGAGACTTGATAACCATGAGTATACCTACAAACTTTATGGTTATGACGAAGATACAGATACATATCCTGTGATTTTCGAAAATAATAATCCATGGCGTGAGAGAACTCAAGGTTATGTAGAAGAGGTTACAACTAATATACAGCTAAACTATGATAAAAGATTCGGAGATCACAACGTGGCTGCTGTATTGGGAGCAGAAACAATAAAAAGAGATACTCCAAGTACATGGGTGCACTCTATTCCTACTTCGAATGCACTGTTTCTTATAGACTATGAAACTATGGATACATACAATGATACTGGAAATAATACACAGGCACGTCTTGGTTTCCTCGGAAGATTTAACTACGACTACGCCAGAAAATATCTGGTAGAGTTTTCTGGCAGGTATGATGGTTCATGGAAGTTTCCACCAAATCACAGATGGGGATTTTTCCCTTCAGCATCAGTGGGATGGAGAATTTCTGAAGAGTCTTTCTGGAGAGACAGCAAATTGACAAATGTATTCTATGACCTGAAACTCAGAGCATCTTATGGTTTACTGGGAGATGATAATGTGAGCGGTTACAATGCATTTGATTATATGTCAGGATACACATACAAAAATGGAGGATCTGTTATTGACGGAGTATATACTTTAGGTACAGTTCCTCGTGGTCTGCCAGTGACTACGTTGTCATGGATAAAAGCAAAAATTCTTGATATTGGGTTGGATGCAAGTTTCTATGATGGCAAGCTTACAGGTTCATTCGACTTCTTTAGGCGTATGAGAACCGGTCTGCCAGCATCCAAATATGATATCCTATTGCCTTCTGAAGTTGGATTCAGCTTACCTAGAGAGAATTTGAACTCTGACATGCATATGGGGTATGATTTAATGGCTAAATGGACAGCAAAAGCGGGTGATTTGACCTATTCTATTGGAGGTAACGCAACCTATTCAAGATTTTATGACTGGGAGCAGTATAAACCTCGATTCAGTAACTCATGGAATGTCTACAGAAACTCAATTGAAAAACGTTATGGATATCTAAACTGGGGACTTCAGGCAGATGGTCAGTTCCAGAGCTGGGAAGAAATTGCAACCTGGCCAATTGACAACGACCGTCAGGGTAACAGAACTCTTCGTCCTGGTGATATCAAGTATAAGGATGTAAATGGTGACGGTGTTATCAACTGGCTGGATGAACGTCCAATTGGATATCGTCAGGATTCAACTCCAATTTTTAACTACGGTATGAATTTCAACTTTATGTGGAAAGGATTCGACCTTGCATTCGACCTAACCGGAGGTGCTCTTTCAACATGGTACCAGGAGTGGGAACAGAGAAATCCATTCCATGATGGCGGCAATAATCCTCAGTACTACATGGAAAATACATGGAGATTGTCTGATATTTGGGATGCCGACAGTGAACTAATACCAGGTAAATATCCAATGTTGCTGATTGGTAACAGTAATCACAGTAACTACTGGAACAGTACATTCTGGAAGAAAAATGTTAGGTATTTAAAATCATTGCCGTCCGATAAAAACCGATTTTGA
- a CDS encoding IS4 family transposase, translating to MNKSTYFFGQSVFGQLISMVDTRIIARNSKRYKADHYVKRFTAKDHLISMLFCVFAKCSSLREVAGAMLGLSGKTRHFQLGHIPYRSTLSDANKRRSVDFFSGVYHDLLREYQHVISDTRFKDVLNKQVEIFDSTVISLFQDILKCVGRTPSNGKRKGGIKVHTVINVDEPVPKMIWFSSAATNDHLLLRKLEPDDNTIYVFDKGYNDYKAFKLFCEKGAGFVTRIKENAVYKVEQELYIDECIHSGVLEDTIIEVTVKEDDGGSKLKLRKVVFYDRVLKRKFEFLTNLFEMRPDMIAALYKIRWKIELLFKQLKSNFPLKYFLGDNENAIKIQVYCALIVNLLLTVIQKRLKRPWAFSNLVSFCRIHLFNYLHLIKFLENPERDWQRDDQDLEMLTLFRGAYF from the coding sequence ATGAACAAAAGTACTTATTTTTTTGGACAATCGGTATTCGGACAGCTCATATCTATGGTAGATACAAGGATTATCGCCCGAAACAGCAAACGGTACAAGGCCGATCATTACGTGAAACGTTTCACGGCTAAGGATCACCTTATAAGCATGTTGTTTTGCGTCTTCGCCAAATGCTCCTCCCTGCGCGAGGTGGCGGGTGCAATGCTCGGTCTTTCAGGCAAGACCAGGCATTTCCAGCTCGGCCACATACCCTACCGGAGCACCTTGTCGGACGCCAACAAGCGCAGGAGCGTTGATTTCTTCTCGGGCGTGTACCACGACCTGCTTCGCGAGTACCAACACGTGATCTCGGACACCCGCTTTAAAGATGTGTTGAACAAGCAGGTCGAGATCTTCGACAGCACGGTTATCAGTTTGTTCCAGGACATCTTGAAGTGCGTCGGCAGAACACCCTCGAACGGTAAACGCAAAGGGGGGATCAAGGTGCACACCGTTATCAATGTCGACGAGCCCGTTCCCAAGATGATATGGTTCTCATCCGCTGCCACGAACGATCACCTGCTGTTGAGGAAACTGGAACCGGATGACAACACTATTTACGTCTTCGACAAGGGATACAACGATTATAAAGCCTTCAAGCTGTTTTGTGAAAAGGGAGCCGGATTCGTTACCCGCATCAAGGAGAACGCCGTTTACAAGGTGGAGCAAGAACTTTACATCGATGAATGCATCCACAGCGGCGTGCTGGAAGACACTATCATCGAGGTGACCGTGAAGGAAGATGATGGCGGGAGCAAGCTGAAGTTGCGCAAGGTGGTGTTCTACGACAGGGTGTTGAAAAGGAAGTTCGAGTTCCTCACCAACCTGTTCGAGATGCGGCCCGACATGATAGCGGCCTTGTATAAAATAAGATGGAAAATAGAGCTGTTATTCAAGCAGTTAAAATCAAACTTCCCCCTGAAGTACTTCCTCGGGGATAACGAGAACGCGATAAAAATACAGGTATATTGCGCTTTGATCGTGAACCTCTTGCTCACGGTTATACAGAAGCGGTTGAAACGGCCTTGGGCATTCTCCAACCTGGTGTCATTTTGCAGGATACACCTGTTTAATTACCTGCACTTGATAAAATTTTTAGAAAACCCGGAACGAGATTGGCAACGAGATGACCAGGATTTAGAGATGCTTACCCTTTTCAGGGGGGCTTACTTTTGA